A stretch of Candidatus Coatesbacteria bacterium DNA encodes these proteins:
- the rplU gene encoding 50S ribosomal protein L21 has protein sequence MYAVINSGGKQHRVAEGDLLRVDRLPLEPGEEKVFDEVLFAYDGESYHLGRPSLEGARVVAEIALQGRAPKVEGIKFKRRKRYRRVFGHKQPYTWLRVKSIELSGAGSAAPSEPESEPAESETAEDDE, from the coding sequence ATGTACGCCGTCATCAACAGCGGAGGCAAGCAACACCGCGTCGCCGAGGGCGACCTGCTCCGCGTCGACCGCCTGCCGCTGGAGCCCGGCGAGGAAAAGGTCTTCGACGAGGTGCTCTTCGCCTACGACGGCGAGAGTTATCACCTCGGCCGGCCCAGCCTCGAGGGTGCCCGTGTCGTGGCCGAGATCGCCCTCCAGGGCCGTGCGCCCAAGGTCGAGGGCATCAAGTTCAAGCGCCGCAAGCGCTACCGTCGCGTCTTCGGCCACAAGCAGCCCTACACCTGGCTGCGGGTCAAGTCGATCGAGCTGTCCGGCGCCGGTTCCGCCGCCCCGAGCGAGCCGGAATCCGAACCGGCCGAATCGGAGACCGCGGAAGACGACGAGTAG